The Aeromonas jandaei genomic interval TGTGTTTCATTGTTATTTCCCTTTCTTGTTGTTGTCACTATGCCTGAAATGGGCAGAGCAGCTTTGGCACAACCAGGGTCAATCGCAATCGCATTCCGGTGGATTTGTGATGGATTTCAAGGTGAGTTCGCTGAAGTTGTGAGCAGTTTCAGATTTCAATGGTTCTGGTTGCTATGCTGCCGAGGTGACGTTTTTTAGTAATTTGTTTGTCACTGGCTTGTCATCACAGCGCGTTATCTTGTCCGGCGAGTGATGCATCCTGACATCACACTCAGCGTGGTTCACATTGACCGCACAGGAGCTGCATATGACCAGTTGGATAACCTGGGAGATCTGGTGGAGTCGGGTATGGGGTGAAGCAGAGTTGCCAACCCGTGGTGAAGAGTCGCTGGAAGTGGCCCATGAGCCGTCACGACTCCCGGCAGAACTGTTGGAGCAGGGCAGGGATGAGCGCGCATCCTGAAGGCTTGCATGTTACATCGCAGCCCTTGGCTTTTTAGAAGAGTGTCAGCTGCTCGCCCGGGCGGATAAAGAGATCCTCTCTTAATTGAACATGGCGCTTGCCAAGACCCAGCCGCTTGCTGATCAGGCGAAAGCGCTGGGACAACAGGTCGGCAAAGTGTCCCTCACCACGCATCCGCGTGCCAAAGGCTGCACTGTTGAGCCCGCCACCGCGGCTGGCCCGCAGCTGGTTCAGAATTGCCTCCTTCTGGCCGGGATAGTGCTCATCCAGCCAGTCACTGAACAGCGGGGCCAGCTCGTGAGGCAAGCGCAGCAGGATATAATCGGCGCAACAGGCGCCAGCGTTGGCCGCCGATTTGATGATCTGCTCCAGCTCGGGTTCATTGAGCCGCGGGATCATCGGGGCTGCCAGCACACCAACCCGTACCCCGGCGCTGGCCAGCTTCTCGACCACTTTCAAGCGCCCGGCGCCCGTGCTTGCTCGGGGCTCCAGTTGTCGCCGCAGGGTCTCGTTCAAGGTCGTCACCGACACCATCACCTGACAGAGCCCTTCTCTGGCGAGTTCGCTCAGCAGGTCGAGATCGCGCAATATCATGGCGCTTTTGGTTATAAGCCCCACTGGATGGCGATGGGCCAGCATCACTTCCAGCAGTTGACGGGTGAGACGATAGCGCTGCTCAACAGGCTGGTAGGGGTCGGTATTGGCGCCGATGACGATGCTCTGTGGCTGATACGCCGGTTTGGCAAACTCCCGGCGCAGCAACTCGGCTGCATTGAGCTTGGCAAACAGTTTGGTTTCGAAATCGAGGCCGGGGGAGAGCTCCAGATAGGCGTGGCTGGGCCTTGCATAGCAGTAGATGCAGCCGTGTTCGCACCCCTGATAGGGGTTGATGGAGCGGCCAAAGGGCACATCCGGCGAGCTGTTGTAACTGATAATGCTGCGGGCCTCTATTTCGCGTACTTCTGTGCCGGGGGCAGAGGCTGTGAAGGCGGCATCCCAATCGGAAGAGTGCCAGCCATCGTCGACCGTCTCGATCCGCGGGCCGCTGAAACGGTGGTCGATATTGTGGTTGCTGCCTCGTCCGGCCATGAATTTCATCTTTACTGTATGCGTATACAGTTATTCTGTGATCATCGCTCACCAAAGACAAGTCTCTTTCTTACTACCCGACTTTAAATTGCATCGACAGGGCATCTCTGGCTTGATCCGGCGGCTACATTTCGTTTACATAAACAAAGTGCGAACTGGATCACGGAAATCGATATGAGCCCAACCACGACTCGCTGGCTGTTCATTGCGCTGATCGCCCTGGTTATCTGGCGGCTTGTTCCGCTCACCACGGAGCAGGAGCTGGCATCGGCCAACCGTGCCTGGCGAACCGGCCATTTTGATGAGGCAACCCGGATCTGGTCACCGCTGGCCGAACAAGGGCAACCAAGGGCGCAGGCGCTGATGGGCTGGAGCCATGAAGTGGGGCAGGGGAGTGAGCAGGATATCAATCGGGCCATCACGCTCTATCGTCAGTCGGCGCAGGCGGGCGATCCCTTTGGCCAGTACCGGTTGGCGGATGCCTATTTGCGTGGCGCCGGGGTGAAGCGTGATCTGCGCGAAGCCTTTCACTGGATGGATCTTGCCGCCCGCAATGGCGATGTGCCGGCGATGCTGAAAGTCGGGGTGCTCCATCTGATGGGGGCGAGCGGGCGTGTCGATCTCTCGCAGGGGAAGCAGTGGCTCTATCAGGCGGCGCAAAAGGGCAACAAACTGGCGCTGCACGTGCTGCAGCAACTGGCCCTGGCCGAGGAAGGCGCCAGCGATTTTGACTTCAACTGGCAGCCGCTGCTTGGTGAATAGTCGGCAAGCGTCTCATTTAACTGTAGAAAATCTCATCAAACCCGATACAGCCACGGTTACTTCTGGTAGCATGGGGCCGTTTTGGCTTGGTTTGTCACCTTGAATCTTTCGTTCGGGTGGCGGGCCGTCTTCGCAAAGTGCTGTGGAGAACCAGAACATCACCTTTTTGAATCTCTTTTCCATCCCGCATGTGACCTTTGGTAGGGGTCACCACTGTATAAGGAAACATATAATGCCAATCATTACTCTGCCTGACGGCAGCCAACGTCAATTTGCCCACTCTGTTTCCGTCATGGATGTGGCTGCGGACATCGGTCCCGGTCTCGCCAAGGCGTGCATTGCCGGTCGGGTAAACGGTGAACTGGTGGATGCGTGCGAGCTGATCGAAGCCGATGCCTCGCTGGCCATCATCACTGCCAAAGACGAAGAAGGTCTGGACATTCTGCGCCACTCCTGCGCCCACTTGCTGGGTCACGCTATCAAGCAACTCTGGCCCCAGACCAAGATGGCCATCGGCTCCGTCATCGACAACGGCTTCTACTATGACGTTGATCTTGACCGTACCCTGACCGATGAAGATCTGGCTGCCCTGGAAGAGCGCATGCTGGCGCTGGTAGCCAAGGATTACGACGTTATCAAGAAGAAGGTCTCCTGGCAGGAAGCGCGAGACGTGTTCGCTGCCCGTGGCGAGACCTACAAGGTCGAAATCCTGGATCAGAACATTGCCCGTGATGACAAGCCCGGTCTTTATCATCACGAAGAGTACATCGACATGTGTCGTGGCCCGCACGTGCCCAACATGCGTCACTGCCACCACTTCAAGTTGCTGAAGATGTCCGGCGCCTACTGGCGTGGCGACTCCAACAACAAGATGCTGCAGCGTATCTACGGTACTGCCTGGGCTGACAAGAAGCAGCTCAAGGCCTATCTGCAGCGTCTGGAAGAGGCCGCCAAGCGCGACCACCGCAAGATCGGCAAGCAGCTCGACCTGTATCATATGCAGGAAGAAGCGCCGGGCATGGTGTTCTGGCACAACGATGGCTGGACCATCTTCCGCGAGCTGGAAACCTTCATCCGCGGCAAGCTCAAAGAGTACGACTATCAGGAGGTGAAAGGTCCGTTCATGATGGACCGCGTTCTGTGGGAGCGTTCAGGTCACTGGGAGAAATATGCCCAGGCCATGTTCACCACCCAGTCCGAGAACCGCGAGTACGCCATCAAGCCGATGAACTGCCCGGGTCACGTCCAGATCTTCAACCAGGGTCTGAAATCCTACCGTGATCTGCCGCTGCGTATGGCCGAGTTTGGCTCTTGCCACCGCAACGAACCGTCAGGTTCCCTGCACGGTCTGATGCGGGTGCGCGGCTTCACTCAGGATGACGCGCACATCTTCTGTACTGAAGAGCAGATCATGGAAGAGGTCTCCGGCTGTATTCGTATGGTCTATGACGTCTACGGCACCTTTGGCTTCGAGAACATCGTGGTCAAGCTCTCCACTCGTCCGGAACAGCGTATCGGCTCCGACGAAATGTGGGATCGTGCCGAGCAGGCACTGGCGGAAGCGCTGGAGCTCAACGGTCTTAAATACGATCTGCAACCGGGTGAAGGTGCCTTCTACGGTCCGAAGATCGAATTTACCCTGCACGATTGTCTTGATCGTGCGTGGCAGTGTGGTACCGTGCAGCTCGACTTTGCCCTGCCGGGCCGTCTGGGCGCCACCTATGTAGGTGAAAACAACGAGCGCCACGTGCCAGTCATGATCCACCGTGCGATTCTGGGCTCCATCGAGCGCTTTATCGGTATCCTGACTGAAGAGTACGCAGGCCTGTTCCCGGCCTGGCTGGCTCCGACCCAGGCAGTGGTCATGAATATCACCGACAATCAGGCCGAATATGCAGTGAAAGTAGCCAAAGCATTGAATGATGCGGGCCTTCGTGCAAAAGCGGACTTGAGAAATGAGAAGATTGGCTTTAAAATCCGCGAGCATACTTTGAAGCGAGTACCTTTCATGCTGGTCTGTGGCGATAAAGAAGTTGAAGCCGGCCAGATTGCAGTACGTACTCGTAAAGGGGCTGACTTGGGCACTTATCCTGTTGAAGAGTTCATTGCTCTGTTGACCCAGGAAGTTCAGACCCGCGGACAAAAGAAAGTGGAGGAATAAGCTATAAAAGGCGGAAAAAAACTGGGCAAGCAACCGCAAGCCCGCGCTCACCGGATCAATGAAGAGATCCGTCTGAAAGAAGTTCGTTTGGCTGGTCTGGATGGCGAAGCACTTGGCATCGTCTCTATCCAGGAAGCACTGAACTTGGCCGCTGAGGCCGAAGTGGACCTGGTCGAGATCAGTCCGAACGCTGAGCCGCCCGTTTGCCGGATCATGGATTACGGCAAATTCCTCTACGAAAAGAGCAAAACCACCAAAGAACAGAAGAAAAAGCAGAAAGTCGTCCAGGTTAAGGAAATCAAATTCCGTCCTGGCACTGACGAAGGCGACTATCAGGTAAAACTACGCAACCTGGTTCGCTTTCTGGAAGACGGGGACAAGGCTAAGGTCACCCTGCGCTTCCGTGGTCGTGAAATGGCACACCAGGAACTTGGTATCAAGGTTCTGGAGCGCGTCAAGAACGATCTGGAAGAGTTGGCCGTAGTCGAATCGTTCCCGAAAGTCGAAGGCCGTCAAGCTGTGATGGTTCTCGCACCTAAGAAGAAATCTTAAGGCCCACAAGAAATTGACTCATGGGGCTCGCTCCATGAGTCGGTTCGCCTTGCGATTTTGTTGTCACTCACAATGCGGAGTATGAAATGCCGAAGATGAAAACCAACCGGGGCGCCGCAAAGCGCTTCAAGAAGACTGGCTCAGGTCGCTTCAAGTGCAAGCACAACCACCTGCGTCACATCCTGACCAAGAAGAGCAGTAAGCGTAAGCGTCAGCTGGGACCGAAGTTCTTTGTTTCCGCTGCCGACCACAAACGTGTTGTCGCTTGTCTGCCGTACGCATAAGGGGGGATGTGAAAAATGCCAAGAGTTAAACGTGGTGTGACTGCTCGTGCTCGTCACAAGAAAGTAATGAAAGCCGCCAAGGGTTACTACGGCGCCCGTTCCCGTGTTTACCGCGTAGCGGTACAAGCGGTAACCAAAGCTGGTCAGTATGCCTACCGTGACCGTCGCCAGAAAAAGCGTCAGTTCCGTCAACTGTGGATTGCGCGTATCAACGCTGCTGCCCGTCAGAACGGTCTGTCCTACAGCCGTCTGATCAACGGTCTGAAGAAGGCTTCTATCGAGATTGATCGCAAGATCCTGTCCGATATCGCCGTTCACGACAAGCTGGCTTTCACCGCCCTGGTTGAAAAAGCTAAAGCAGCTCTGGTCTAATCCAGCTCTGTTATAAAAATAAAGGAGGCTCAGGCCTCCTTTTTTGTTGGTGTAATATTTAATTTCAGTACTTATATACTTCCTAACAAATTAAATCAAGATTGATATTCTTAATTCAGAGTTACAAATCAAGTTTCATCTGTTTTTTCTAACGCAATAGTTTTCCGAAACCTATAGTTACGCTGTCTTTGCGATTGTCCACCAATGTTTATTTTGGTGCCGATTCTAGTTATATATAGTTTATATCTAAACTATTCCTTTCATTATTTAATAACTGCTAGGTGTGCAAGTTCCATATTCTGCGGGAGCTCGGTGTTATATTGCGACTATAAATTTTTAATAAAATAACATTGAGGTAAGAATATATTTTATATATAGATTGCAACAGGGATATATTTATTTTTAAATTGAAAATTTATTATCCTCGTATGCAATAGTATTCTTGTACAAGAGATGATGTTTGTTCAGCTTTTAGCAAGGTCGGAATCCCTATAATGGAGTTTTTGTCTGACTATCAACTGGAAGTGTTATGAAAAAAATTCTTTTGATCCTTGCTGCTATCTTTATGCTTCCCTGCGCTAATGCGGCTCCAGAGTTCAAAGAGGGGGTCAACTATGATGTCCTCAAGCAAACAGCTACTGCTCAACCAGAGGTATTGGAGTTTTTCTCTTACTACTGCCCGCCATGTGCGAAATTTGAACCCATCGTTGAGCAGTTACAACATGATCTCCCCAAAGAGGTAGCTATCAAGAAGAATCCGGTCGCTTTTTTTGGGCGCGATATGGCCCAGGAGATGCAACGGGCTTATGCAACCTCAACACTACTTAATGTTGAAAGCAAGTTAACTCCATCACTCTTTCATAAAATCCAGGTACAGCGCCAAGCTCCACAAAATCGTGATGATATTAAAAAGCTCTTTGTAGAGAATGGCGTACAGGTAGAGGCATTTGATACCACGGTTGATAGCTTTGCAGTTTCGTCCATGGTAAGCCAGTTCGATCATAACACAGAAAAATATAATATTCGTAGTACCCCGACATTTATTGTCAACGGCAAGTATATGATAAAGATTGAGTCTATCAACTCACAAGAGCAGTTCACCCAATTGATAAAATATCTTTTGGCAAAGGATGCATAATTTAATTCCCTCGGATATAACGAGAGTTATTAATTCACTTTGTTATTTTAAATAAAGTAATACAAGAGATGATGTTGAGTTATCGGCATCATCTCTTTTTATTGGAGGTAGATCTCATAGCGTCTCCGACAGATAATCAACGTTGATATTTTGTGGTTTATAGCAGGTCTTTCCCGTGATTGTATTGCCGTAGCCAAACAGGGGAGGGGGGATTGATGCGCTTTATAAGCGATTATTGTGTTAACTGTCGGGTTGTATAGTATCTATCACCCTGGTTCGTCCTATGGAGACATCAGCAGTGCCTCGCGCCAGCGTCGTGATACAAGACCGCATACCATATGTCGTTAACGTGGAGGGTAGGAGGAACTCAACCTGATATGTGGAACCTTTGTATTTCTTTGTGTTTGACGGCGATCCGTTGGCTTCCACGCTCATGCTCATAAGGTCGGATGGGCCTATACAACACAACTTCATAGGGTCAATGTATGCCAACAAGCTTGTTATTGATAACACTATTTGAACAAGGGTAGGGGTAACTCGAGACTCACTTGATATAACAAAATGATTTCTAGGGAGAAAAGGGTGCCTTAACTATGGTCAGCGAAGGGGCTTTTTTTGTATTATTCCCCTCTTGACCTTATTTAGCCTAAAGGCTCCTGTACCGGGAGTGGTGACGAGGAAGACATGCAACAGCTTGAAGAAGTAGTCGGCCAAGCCAGAGCCGAAATTGAGGGCGTAAGCGACATCGCCGCCCTCGACGAAATCCGGGTCAAATATCTGGGTAAAAAGGGCTTTTTTACCGAGCAGATGAAGGGCCTGGGTGCCTTGTCTGCCGAAGAGCGTCCCGCTGCGGGCGCCGTGATCAACCAGGCCAAACAGCAGGTTCAGGATGCCCTGAACGAGCGTCGTGAAGCCCTCGAAATCGCTGTGCTGAATCAGAAGCTGGCTGCCGAGACCATCGACGTCAGCCTGCCGGGCCGCCGCATTGAGAATGGCGGTCTGCACCCGGTGACCCGCACCATCGAGCGTATCGAGCGCCTGTTTGGCGAGATGGGCTTCAAGGTTGCCCGTGGTCCCGAGATTGAAGATGGCTTCCACAACTTCGATGCGCTGAATATTCCGGCTCACCATCCGGCGCGTACCGATCACGATACCTTCTACTTCAATCCTGATCTGATGCTGCGTACCCACACCTCTGGTGTGCAGATCCGCACCATGGAACACCAGCAGCCGCCGATCCGCATCATCGCGCCGGGCCGCGTTTATCGTAACGACTACGACATGACCCACACCCCGATGTTCCATCAGGTTGAAGGTCTGCTGGTTGACGAGCATGCCAGCTTTACCGAGCTGAAGGGCATTCTGCACGATTTCCTGCGCAACTACTTCGAGGAAGACCTGACCATTCGCTTCCGTCCTTCCTACTTCCCGTTCACCGAACCGAGCGCCGAAGTAGACGTGATGGGCAAGAATGGCAAGTGGCTGGAAGTGCTGGGTTGCGGCATGGTGCACCCGAACGTACTGCGTTCGGTCGGTATCGATCCGGAAAAATACTCCGGCTTTGCCTTCGGCATGGGCGTTGAGCGCCTGACCATGCTGCGTTACGGGGTCAACGACCTGCGTGCCTTCTTCGAAAACGACCTGCGCTTCCTCAAGCAGTTCAAGTAAGGGCGAGAGAACATGAAATTCAGTAAATCCTGGGTGATGGAGTGGGTCCGCACCGAGTTGAGTGACAATGCACTGGCCGAGCAGATCACCATGGCCGGTCTGGAAGTGGACGCCGTGGAAGCGGTTGCTGGCCAGTTCAACAATGTGGTTGTGGGTGAAGTGGTCGAGTGCGCCCAGCATCCGGATGCCGACAAACTGCGGGTGACCAAGGTTAACGTGGGCGAAGCCGAGCTGCTGGACATCGTCTGCGGCGCGCCAAACTGCCGTCAGGGCCTGAAAGTGTGTGTGGCCAAAGTAGGGGCGACCCTGCCGGGTGATTTCACCATCAAGAAAGCCAAGCTGCGTGGCCAGCCGTCTCACGGCATGCTCTGCTCTTTCAGTGAACTGGGTATCGACGTCGAAGCCGATGGCATCATCGAGCTGCCGCTGGATGCGCCCATCGGGACCGATATCCGCGAATACCTCGCGCTCAACGATGTCAGCATCGATGTGGATCTGACCCCGAACCGTGCCGATTGCCTCGGTATCGCAGGTCTTGCCCGTGAAATCGGCGTGCTCAACAGCGTTGACGTGGTCGAGCCGACCTGGGCGCCTGCGGTTGCCACCATCGACGCTACCTTCCCGATCCGGGTTGAAGCGTCTGCCGATTGCCCCCGTTATCTGGGCCGAGTCATCAAGGGGCTGAACCTGCAGACCCAGAGCCCGCTCTGGATGCAGGAGAAGCTGCGTCGTGGCGGCATTCGTTCCATCGATGCCATCGTCGACATCACCAACTACCTGCTGCTGGAATACGGCCAGCCGATGCACGCCTTCGATCTGGCAACGTTGGAAGGGGAACTGGTGGTGCGCCGTGCCCACGCTGATGAGCCGATGACCCTGCTCGATGGCAACGAGGTGAAGCTCAAAGAGACTACTCTGGTGATTGCCGATGCCAAAGGTCCCTGCCTGCATGGCCGGTATCTTCGGTGGCGATCGCACCGGTGTCTCCGAGACCACTACCGACATCCTGCTGGAGTGCGCCTTCTTCGCACCGCTCTCCATCACCGGCCGTGCCCGTGCCTACGGTCTGCACACCGATTCTTCCCACCGCTTCGAGCGCGGGGTGGATCCCGAGCTGCAGGCCAAGGTGATGGATCGTGCTACCCGCCTGCTGCTGGACATCTGCGGCGGTGAAGCGGGTCCGGTCATCGAGGTCAAATCCGATGCTCATCTGCCGAAAGCGGCACCCATCAAACTGCGTCGCACCAAGCTCGACAAGGTGATCGGTATCAGCGTGGCAGATGCTCAGGTGGTCGAGATCCTGACCCGTCTGGGCATGCAGGTAACCGTTGACGCTGACGGCTGGACTGCGCTGGCCCCCTCCTGGCGTTTTGACATCGCCATCGAGGAAGACCTCATCGAGGAAGTGGCCCGCATCTACGGCTACAACAACATCCCGAATCTGAAACCCGCCGCATCTCTGGCGATGGTAGAGCAGGCAGAAGGGCAGGTGACCTTGAAGCGCGTGCGTGACCTGTTGGTTGATCGCGGTTTCCAGGAAGCGATCACCTACAGCTTCGTTGATCCCAAGACCCAGCAAACCCTGTTCCCGCAGAGCGATGCCATCGTGCTGCCCAACCCGATTTCGGTCGAGATGTCCGCCATGCGCGTCTCTCTGTTCCCGGGTCTGGTGCAGGCTGTCGTTTACAACCAGAACCGTCAGCAGCCGCGGGTGCGCCTGTTCGAGCAGGGTCTGCGCTTCATCAAGGATGAAAGCGCCGAGAACGGCATCCGTCAGGAGCCGATGCTGGCCGGTATCATCACTGGCAACCAGAGCGACGAGCACTGGGACATCAAAACCCGCGCAGCCGACTTCTTTGATTTAAAAGGGGATCTTGAAGCGGTGCTGGATCTGACCACCGAAGGGGCCACCTTTACCTTCGAGCGTGCCGAACACAGTGCCCTGCACCCGGGTCAGAGCGCCGCCATTCTGCGCAATGGGGTGGTGATTGGTCACATTGGCGTGATCCACCCGAGCCTCGAGAAGAAGTTGGGTCTGAAGAGCCGCGCCGTCATGTTCGAACTGGAGCTGGACAAGCTGACCCCGGCCAAAGTACCGGTTGCTGCCGAAGTATCCAAGTTCCCTGCTAACCGTCGTGACATCGCCGTGGTGGTTGATCGTCAGGTTCTGGCAGGGGATGTTCTGGCAGTAATTAAAAAAGTTGGCGGAAATCAGGTAGTTGGAATAAACTTGTTTGACGTATACCAGGGTGCTGGTATGGCTGAGGACAAGAAGAGCCTGGCCATCAGTCTTGTATTGCAAGATACCCAGCGCACCCTGGAGGAGAAAGAGATTGCCGAGACCGTAGACAATGTCGTGCGGGCCCTTGGTGAAGAGTTGAATGCATCCTTGAGGGATTGATCTATGGCGCTTACCAAAGCCGACATTGCAGAGCACCTGTTCACCCAGCTCGGGATGAGCAAGCGTGAAGCCAAAGATATGGTGGAAGCCTTCTTTGAAGAGATCAGACAAGCGCTTGAGCGTGGTGAACAAGTCAAAATCTCAGGCTTCGGTAACTTTGACCTTCGTGAGAAGAATCAGCGTCCCGGACGTAACCCCAAGACAGGCGAAGATATTCCTATCAGTGCCCGTCGCGTGGTGACCTTCCGGCCTGGCCAGAAACTCAAGGCCAGGGTAGAAAATGTTGAACCCAACGAGTGATAAAAAGCCAGGCAGATGCCTGGCTTTTACTTATCGATGATAAAAAAATCTCTATTATTGCTGGGAGCCATGCTGGCCATGCCACTGCAGGCCATGATGCTTCCCCTCGATCCGGCGACTCAGGCCTATCTTCGCTCCATCAAAGAGCTCAAGGTGTGCTACCCCGCT includes:
- a CDS encoding PA0069 family radical SAM protein, encoding MAGRGSNHNIDHRFSGPRIETVDDGWHSSDWDAAFTASAPGTEVREIEARSIISYNSSPDVPFGRSINPYQGCEHGCIYCYARPSHAYLELSPGLDFETKLFAKLNAAELLRREFAKPAYQPQSIVIGANTDPYQPVEQRYRLTRQLLEVMLAHRHPVGLITKSAMILRDLDLLSELAREGLCQVMVSVTTLNETLRRQLEPRASTGAGRLKVVEKLASAGVRVGVLAAPMIPRLNEPELEQIIKSAANAGACCADYILLRLPHELAPLFSDWLDEHYPGQKEAILNQLRASRGGGLNSAAFGTRMRGEGHFADLLSQRFRLISKRLGLGKRHVQLREDLFIRPGEQLTLF
- a CDS encoding tetratricopeptide repeat protein, with translation MSPTTTRWLFIALIALVIWRLVPLTTEQELASANRAWRTGHFDEATRIWSPLAEQGQPRAQALMGWSHEVGQGSEQDINRAITLYRQSAQAGDPFGQYRLADAYLRGAGVKRDLREAFHWMDLAARNGDVPAMLKVGVLHLMGASGRVDLSQGKQWLYQAAQKGNKLALHVLQQLALAEEGASDFDFNWQPLLGE
- the thrS gene encoding threonine--tRNA ligase; this translates as MPIITLPDGSQRQFAHSVSVMDVAADIGPGLAKACIAGRVNGELVDACELIEADASLAIITAKDEEGLDILRHSCAHLLGHAIKQLWPQTKMAIGSVIDNGFYYDVDLDRTLTDEDLAALEERMLALVAKDYDVIKKKVSWQEARDVFAARGETYKVEILDQNIARDDKPGLYHHEEYIDMCRGPHVPNMRHCHHFKLLKMSGAYWRGDSNNKMLQRIYGTAWADKKQLKAYLQRLEEAAKRDHRKIGKQLDLYHMQEEAPGMVFWHNDGWTIFRELETFIRGKLKEYDYQEVKGPFMMDRVLWERSGHWEKYAQAMFTTQSENREYAIKPMNCPGHVQIFNQGLKSYRDLPLRMAEFGSCHRNEPSGSLHGLMRVRGFTQDDAHIFCTEEQIMEEVSGCIRMVYDVYGTFGFENIVVKLSTRPEQRIGSDEMWDRAEQALAEALELNGLKYDLQPGEGAFYGPKIEFTLHDCLDRAWQCGTVQLDFALPGRLGATYVGENNERHVPVMIHRAILGSIERFIGILTEEYAGLFPAWLAPTQAVVMNITDNQAEYAVKVAKALNDAGLRAKADLRNEKIGFKIREHTLKRVPFMLVCGDKEVEAGQIAVRTRKGADLGTYPVEEFIALLTQEVQTRGQKKVEE
- the infC gene encoding translation initiation factor IF-3 — encoded protein: MGKQPQARAHRINEEIRLKEVRLAGLDGEALGIVSIQEALNLAAEAEVDLVEISPNAEPPVCRIMDYGKFLYEKSKTTKEQKKKQKVVQVKEIKFRPGTDEGDYQVKLRNLVRFLEDGDKAKVTLRFRGREMAHQELGIKVLERVKNDLEELAVVESFPKVEGRQAVMVLAPKKKS
- the rpmI gene encoding 50S ribosomal protein L35 encodes the protein MPKMKTNRGAAKRFKKTGSGRFKCKHNHLRHILTKKSSKRKRQLGPKFFVSAADHKRVVACLPYA
- the rplT gene encoding 50S ribosomal protein L20, encoding MPRVKRGVTARARHKKVMKAAKGYYGARSRVYRVAVQAVTKAGQYAYRDRRQKKRQFRQLWIARINAAARQNGLSYSRLINGLKKASIEIDRKILSDIAVHDKLAFTALVEKAKAALV
- a CDS encoding thiol:disulfide interchange protein DsbA/DsbL; the encoded protein is MKKILLILAAIFMLPCANAAPEFKEGVNYDVLKQTATAQPEVLEFFSYYCPPCAKFEPIVEQLQHDLPKEVAIKKNPVAFFGRDMAQEMQRAYATSTLLNVESKLTPSLFHKIQVQRQAPQNRDDIKKLFVENGVQVEAFDTTVDSFAVSSMVSQFDHNTEKYNIRSTPTFIVNGKYMIKIESINSQEQFTQLIKYLLAKDA
- the pheS gene encoding phenylalanine--tRNA ligase subunit alpha; the encoded protein is MQQLEEVVGQARAEIEGVSDIAALDEIRVKYLGKKGFFTEQMKGLGALSAEERPAAGAVINQAKQQVQDALNERREALEIAVLNQKLAAETIDVSLPGRRIENGGLHPVTRTIERIERLFGEMGFKVARGPEIEDGFHNFDALNIPAHHPARTDHDTFYFNPDLMLRTHTSGVQIRTMEHQQPPIRIIAPGRVYRNDYDMTHTPMFHQVEGLLVDEHASFTELKGILHDFLRNYFEEDLTIRFRPSYFPFTEPSAEVDVMGKNGKWLEVLGCGMVHPNVLRSVGIDPEKYSGFAFGMGVERLTMLRYGVNDLRAFFENDLRFLKQFK
- the ihfA gene encoding integration host factor subunit alpha, giving the protein MALTKADIAEHLFTQLGMSKREAKDMVEAFFEEIRQALERGEQVKISGFGNFDLREKNQRPGRNPKTGEDIPISARRVVTFRPGQKLKARVENVEPNE